In Leuconostocaceae bacterium ESL0723, the following proteins share a genomic window:
- a CDS encoding calcium-translocating P-type ATPase, PMCA-type, with the protein MSTPPFYNQDVDQVLKDLDTSRQNGLSDAEVERRLETNGPNQLNEAKSTSLVQKFIDQFKDLMIVILLVAALIAAFTGELTDAIFILAIVIINALFGVFQEAKAEGAINALKEMSTPSANVLRNGQDREVSSRDLVIGDIVYLEAGDVVPADLRIIQSASLQIEESSLTGESVPVDKVAETISDQDLPLGDRHNLAFMNSNVTYGRGVGVVVATGMSTEIGHIAGALEETDQNKTPLQENLIRLGKVLTYMILAIAAITFVVGMLRGQESFVDMLLTSISLAVAAIPEGLPAIVTVTLALGTSRMAARHALVRRLPAVETLGSTDIIGSDKTGTLTQNKMTVEKLVVNGELVDAAHTGELTGTAARLADIMALNNDTKRTSDGLIGDPTETALIAFNENHHRDLDQLFKEMPREEEIPFDSERKLMATVNPAPQGYLVTVKGAPDELLKRATQIEINGQVESLDEGMRQKLLDLNSQMAKQALRVLAFAYRPVNEIPAEMTSDQVEKDLVFTGFVGMIDPERPEVAQAVAEAKDAGIRPIMITGDHRDTAAAIATRLGILAPGDEETAVISGTDLDKMSDEEFADKVTQYNVYARVAPEHKVKIVKAWQNLGKVVAMTGDGVNDAPALKTADIGIAMGITGTEVSKGASDMVLADDNFATIVNAVEEGRKVFRNIQKSLQYLLASNLAEVISIFVMTLLGWNILAPIMILWINLVTDTLPAIAMGVEPAEKGIMQRQPRGRQASFLSGGVGPAIIWQGTLQALLVLGVYGFALAHPVHSGDAAVHGDALTMAFMTLGLMQMFNAINVKSVYGSMFGPQAFANKFFNWALVGSLVAMAAVVVIEPLNPIFHVTHLDTYQWITVLIAAFSIIVLVELVKWVQRRFFHKG; encoded by the coding sequence ATGTCCACACCGCCATTCTATAATCAGGATGTCGACCAGGTCTTAAAGGATCTGGACACCAGTCGGCAAAATGGTCTCAGTGATGCTGAAGTTGAACGTCGCTTGGAAACTAACGGCCCCAACCAGCTTAACGAGGCCAAGTCGACCAGCCTGGTGCAGAAGTTCATTGACCAGTTTAAAGATTTGATGATTGTCATTTTACTGGTAGCGGCCCTGATTGCGGCCTTTACCGGTGAGCTGACCGATGCCATTTTTATCCTGGCCATCGTGATTATCAACGCCCTCTTTGGGGTTTTCCAAGAGGCCAAGGCTGAAGGGGCCATCAATGCCCTAAAGGAAATGTCAACGCCCAGCGCTAACGTGCTGCGAAACGGACAGGACCGCGAAGTTTCATCCCGTGACTTGGTCATTGGTGACATTGTTTACCTAGAAGCCGGTGACGTGGTGCCTGCCGACCTAAGGATTATTCAATCGGCCTCCTTGCAGATTGAGGAGTCATCACTGACTGGGGAATCTGTGCCAGTCGATAAGGTGGCTGAGACAATTTCTGACCAGGACCTGCCCCTGGGCGACCGCCATAATCTGGCCTTCATGAACAGTAACGTGACCTACGGTCGCGGGGTCGGGGTTGTGGTGGCGACCGGTATGAGCACTGAAATTGGTCATATCGCCGGTGCTCTGGAAGAAACCGACCAAAACAAGACCCCACTGCAAGAAAACCTAATCCGTCTGGGTAAGGTCTTGACTTACATGATCTTAGCCATCGCGGCTATTACCTTCGTGGTCGGCATGTTGCGGGGACAAGAGAGCTTCGTTGACATGTTGTTGACTTCAATCTCCCTGGCCGTGGCTGCTATTCCGGAAGGATTGCCAGCCATCGTTACGGTTACCTTGGCCCTGGGAACCAGTCGGATGGCTGCCCGCCATGCCCTGGTTCGCCGCCTGCCAGCGGTTGAAACCCTGGGTTCAACCGATATCATTGGTTCCGATAAGACTGGAACCCTGACCCAAAACAAGATGACGGTTGAAAAGCTGGTGGTCAACGGTGAATTAGTTGACGCCGCTCACACTGGTGAATTGACCGGTACGGCTGCCCGTCTGGCTGATATCATGGCCTTGAATAATGATACGAAACGGACCAGCGATGGTTTGATTGGTGATCCGACCGAAACGGCCCTGATTGCCTTTAATGAAAACCACCACCGCGACTTGGACCAGCTCTTTAAGGAAATGCCCCGTGAGGAGGAAATTCCTTTCGATTCAGAGCGGAAGCTGATGGCCACAGTTAACCCGGCCCCTCAAGGCTACCTGGTAACGGTTAAGGGTGCGCCTGATGAATTGTTGAAGCGGGCCACTCAGATTGAAATCAACGGCCAGGTGGAATCCTTGGATGAGGGAATGCGCCAAAAGTTGTTGGACCTCAACTCGCAAATGGCCAAGCAGGCCCTGCGAGTCCTGGCCTTTGCCTACCGGCCAGTCAATGAAATTCCGGCTGAAATGACCAGTGACCAAGTCGAAAAGGACCTGGTCTTCACCGGCTTTGTCGGCATGATTGACCCTGAGCGTCCCGAAGTTGCCCAGGCCGTAGCCGAGGCCAAGGATGCTGGTATTCGCCCAATTATGATTACCGGTGACCACCGTGATACGGCCGCAGCCATCGCCACCCGTTTGGGTATTTTGGCCCCGGGTGACGAGGAAACTGCCGTTATTTCTGGAACTGACTTGGATAAAATGAGCGACGAAGAGTTCGCTGACAAGGTGACCCAGTACAACGTTTACGCCCGGGTTGCCCCTGAACACAAGGTTAAGATTGTTAAAGCCTGGCAGAACCTCGGTAAGGTGGTCGCCATGACCGGGGACGGGGTTAACGATGCCCCTGCTCTGAAGACTGCTGACATTGGTATTGCCATGGGTATCACTGGAACGGAAGTTTCCAAGGGTGCTTCGGACATGGTGCTGGCCGATGACAACTTTGCTACGATTGTTAACGCCGTTGAAGAAGGGCGTAAGGTCTTCCGTAACATCCAGAAGTCACTCCAGTACTTGCTGGCTTCTAACTTGGCCGAAGTAATTTCAATCTTTGTGATGACCTTGCTGGGCTGGAATATTTTGGCACCAATTATGATTCTGTGGATTAACCTGGTGACTGATACGCTGCCAGCGATTGCCATGGGGGTTGAGCCGGCTGAGAAGGGAATTATGCAACGTCAGCCGCGTGGCCGTCAGGCTAGCTTCCTTTCCGGCGGCGTTGGCCCAGCCATTATCTGGCAGGGAACCCTGCAGGCCCTCTTAGTCCTTGGCGTTTACGGCTTTGCCCTGGCCCACCCAGTGCACTCGGGTGATGCCGCCGTTCACGGTGATGCCCTGACTATGGCCTTCATGACCTTAGGACTGATGCAGATGTTTAATGCCATTAACGTGAAGTCGGTTTACGGCTCTATGTTTGGTCCCCAAGCCTTTGCCAACAAGTTCTTCAACTGGGCCCTAGTTGGCTCCCTGGTTGCCATGGCTGCCGTGGTGGTCATCGAACCGCTTAACCCAATCTTCCACGTTACCCACTTAGACACTTACCAGTGGATTACCGTGCTGATTGCGGCCTTTAGTATCATTGTGCTAGTAGAACTGGTAAAATGGGTCCAACGTCGATTTTTTCATAAAGGATAA
- a CDS encoding MetQ/NlpA family ABC transporter substrate-binding protein, whose product MSKKKTIIGIIVVIVIALIGYFSFFHHSSEKGQVVKIGVMSGDKGEDQIWDEVAKTAKEKYGITLKTVKFSDYSQPNKALSDGDVDLNAFQNYPFLKNWNSAHKTDIVSIGDTWTTPLRLYSDKYKNKDDFKNGDQIAVANDVTNENRGLHLLQEAGLIKLKDTDKATTQDITDNPKNLKIVPVDASQTAKSLKDPQFAGAVINTNFAKSAGINFDSAIFVEGLNKNTTQFFNFIAANKKDENKQAYKDVVKSLQTQKTKDLVKKLYGDAEITVWDYNK is encoded by the coding sequence ATGAGCAAGAAAAAGACCATCATCGGCATCATTGTCGTTATTGTAATTGCCCTCATCGGCTACTTCAGTTTCTTCCACCACAGTTCTGAAAAGGGACAGGTCGTAAAGATTGGGGTTATGTCCGGTGATAAGGGCGAGGACCAAATCTGGGATGAGGTCGCTAAGACTGCCAAGGAAAAGTATGGCATTACTTTGAAGACGGTTAAATTTAGTGATTACTCTCAGCCTAACAAGGCCTTGTCAGATGGTGACGTGGACTTGAACGCCTTCCAGAACTACCCATTCTTGAAGAACTGGAACAGCGCCCACAAGACTGACATCGTTTCCATCGGTGACACTTGGACCACGCCACTGCGTCTTTACTCTGACAAGTACAAGAACAAGGATGACTTCAAGAACGGTGACCAAATCGCGGTGGCCAATGATGTGACCAACGAAAACCGTGGTCTGCACTTGCTCCAAGAAGCTGGCCTCATCAAGCTCAAGGACACTGATAAGGCAACCACCCAAGACATCACTGACAACCCTAAGAACCTTAAGATTGTCCCAGTTGATGCCTCACAAACGGCTAAGTCCCTTAAGGATCCTCAGTTTGCTGGTGCAGTTATCAACACTAACTTCGCCAAGTCAGCTGGCATCAACTTCGATTCAGCCATCTTCGTTGAAGGTTTGAACAAGAACACGACCCAGTTCTTCAACTTCATCGCGGCCAACAAGAAGGATGAAAACAAACAGGCTTACAAGGATGTTGTGAAGTCCTTGCAGACGCAAAAGACCAAGGATTTGGTCAAGAAGTTATACGGTGATGCCGAAATCACTGTTTGGGACTACAACAAGTAA
- a CDS encoding M20/M25/M40 family metallo-hydrolase gives MTTFRKQYLELLKQLVAIPSVSAKREHLPETAKILGQALADLGGQVEIDDRYFAPLVIAHFDSPDPEAKNLVIYNHYDVQPAEPFDLWDSDPWTLTEKDGHLIGRGVDDDKGNITARLTALAEYLDEHQDQLPVNITFIIEGSEESASQHLDDYFNRHPEIEADLVIWESGAKDAHDRIQLVGGTKGIVTFDISSKTAAADLHSSLATVVNSAAWRLSQGLATLFDQEGRIQVPHFYDEVQEPNQREKDLIAQLPIDREAFIREYEVESPLLTDLRGDDWKQALYFEPSLSIEGISSGYEGPGVKTVLPAQASAKLEARLVPGMDPDVTLQRIKDYLEAQGFEDLEVTKTLGQGGYRSDMSDPAIQQIIDTASNFYPGQPVVSPTSAGTGPMNYAYQALGAPIVGFGVGYPDTYDHAPNENIRLVDYYENIDFTKAVIASFANQPVKPRKESAVAR, from the coding sequence ATGACCACATTCCGTAAGCAATACCTTGAACTACTAAAGCAGCTGGTGGCCATCCCCAGCGTATCGGCTAAGCGCGAACACCTGCCTGAAACCGCCAAGATTTTGGGCCAGGCCCTGGCCGATTTGGGTGGTCAGGTTGAAATTGACGACCGCTACTTTGCGCCCTTGGTGATTGCCCACTTTGACAGTCCCGACCCTGAGGCCAAGAACCTGGTCATCTACAATCATTACGATGTTCAGCCGGCCGAACCCTTTGACCTTTGGGACAGTGACCCCTGGACCTTAACTGAAAAAGACGGTCATCTCATCGGCCGTGGGGTTGATGATGACAAAGGCAACATTACCGCCCGCTTGACGGCCTTAGCCGAGTACCTCGACGAGCATCAAGACCAACTGCCGGTGAACATTACCTTCATTATTGAGGGTTCAGAAGAATCCGCCTCCCAGCACCTGGATGACTACTTTAACCGTCACCCTGAAATCGAGGCCGACCTAGTTATCTGGGAGTCCGGTGCTAAAGACGCCCACGACCGCATCCAGCTCGTTGGTGGGACCAAGGGCATTGTGACCTTTGATATCAGTTCCAAAACTGCGGCAGCTGACCTGCATTCTTCCCTGGCCACGGTGGTTAATTCAGCGGCCTGGCGGCTCAGCCAGGGGCTGGCCACCCTCTTTGATCAAGAGGGCCGGATCCAGGTCCCCCATTTCTACGATGAAGTACAAGAACCTAACCAGCGGGAAAAGGACCTAATCGCCCAACTCCCCATCGACCGGGAGGCCTTCATCCGCGAATATGAAGTTGAAAGTCCCCTGCTGACCGATTTGCGGGGTGATGACTGGAAACAAGCCCTCTACTTTGAGCCGAGCTTGAGCATCGAAGGCATTAGCAGTGGTTATGAAGGTCCCGGTGTAAAAACCGTACTACCCGCCCAGGCCAGCGCTAAGTTAGAAGCCCGCCTGGTCCCCGGCATGGACCCCGATGTCACTTTACAGCGGATTAAGGACTACCTTGAAGCTCAGGGCTTTGAAGACCTAGAAGTTACTAAAACCCTGGGTCAGGGCGGCTACCGCAGCGACATGTCCGACCCTGCCATCCAGCAAATCATTGATACGGCGTCAAACTTCTACCCAGGGCAGCCAGTGGTTTCTCCCACTTCGGCTGGAACAGGTCCAATGAACTACGCCTACCAGGCCCTTGGTGCCCCAATCGTTGGCTTTGGCGTGGGCTATCCTGACACCTACGACCATGCGCCAAATGAAAACATCCGCCTGGTGGACTATTACGAAAACATCGATTTTACCAAGGCGGTCATTGCTAGCTTTGCTAACCAGCCGGTGAAACCCAGAAAGGAAAGTGCAGTAGCACGCTAA
- a CDS encoding ATP-binding cassette domain-containing protein, whose protein sequence is MSEPIISLQNINVTFKQKKKTIEAVKNVSLEVEKGDVYGIVGYSGAGKSTLVRVINLLQIPTSGTVVVNGTTFFKANNPSAHRVQIGAKELRDKRRKIGMIFQHFNLLNERTVSENVAFALQNSKLSKEEKDAKVTELLELVDLTDRKDQYPSQLSGGQKQRVAIARALANDPEILISDEATSALDPKTTNQILALLKKLNEEYGLTIVLITHEMQAVKEVANKVAVMQDGQIIERGSLLEIFAQPEEQLTREFIETATNIDRAIDVISQQPVVQNLNEGQQVFARLTYSGNNADEPLITSLYDKFNVVANILYGNVEVLQGEEVGSLLVILGGEPSSLEQALAYLADQGVAVEVLKGTQTV, encoded by the coding sequence ATGAGCGAACCTATTATTTCATTACAAAACATCAACGTCACCTTCAAGCAAAAGAAGAAGACCATCGAGGCCGTTAAAAACGTGTCCCTGGAGGTCGAAAAGGGTGATGTCTACGGAATCGTTGGTTATTCCGGGGCCGGTAAGTCAACTCTGGTCCGGGTCATTAACCTGCTGCAAATTCCAACCAGTGGTACGGTCGTGGTTAATGGAACCACCTTCTTTAAGGCCAACAACCCCAGTGCCCACCGGGTCCAAATCGGTGCTAAGGAGCTACGGGACAAGCGTCGTAAGATTGGTATGATTTTCCAACACTTTAACCTGCTTAACGAGCGAACTGTGTCAGAAAACGTGGCCTTCGCCCTGCAAAACAGTAAGCTTTCCAAGGAAGAAAAAGATGCTAAGGTTACTGAGCTCTTGGAGTTGGTTGATTTGACCGACCGTAAGGACCAGTACCCTTCCCAGCTATCTGGTGGTCAAAAGCAGCGGGTGGCGATTGCTCGTGCCCTGGCCAATGATCCTGAGATCTTAATTTCTGATGAGGCTACCTCAGCTTTGGACCCCAAGACGACCAATCAGATTTTGGCCCTGCTGAAAAAGCTTAACGAAGAGTATGGCCTGACCATCGTTTTGATTACCCACGAAATGCAGGCCGTTAAGGAAGTCGCCAACAAGGTGGCGGTCATGCAGGATGGCCAAATCATTGAGCGCGGTTCTCTGTTGGAAATTTTTGCCCAACCAGAAGAGCAACTGACTCGGGAGTTTATTGAAACGGCCACTAACATTGACCGGGCCATTGACGTTATCAGCCAGCAACCAGTTGTTCAGAACTTGAACGAAGGACAGCAGGTCTTTGCCCGCCTGACCTACTCCGGTAACAACGCTGATGAACCATTAATTACCAGCCTCTATGACAAGTTCAACGTGGTTGCTAATATTCTGTATGGAAACGTGGAAGTGCTCCAGGGTGAAGAAGTCGGTTCCCTCCTGGTTATCCTGGGTGGTGAGCCAAGTAGCCTGGAGCAGGCCCTGGCCTACCTAGCTGATCAAGGCGTGGCAGTAGAAGTCTTGAAAGGAACGCAAACAGTATGA
- a CDS encoding ABC transporter permease: MSNWIQQTFPNVIYQGWGGDTGWWTAIVQTLYMTFWSAIFGGILGLIFGFGLIVTSPRGITPNRVLFWIFDKVVSVFRAIPFIILLAFIAPFTKLIVGTQIGSTAALVPLSLGVFPFYARQIQVALSEVDSGIVEAAQAVGSTFNEIVFGVYLREGRSEIIRVSTVTLISLIGLTAMAGAIGAGGLGNMAIAYGYNRFANDTTVVATFLVLIFVLIVQLVGDYLAKRLNHK, encoded by the coding sequence ATGAGTAATTGGATTCAACAAACCTTTCCCAATGTGATTTACCAAGGCTGGGGTGGCGATACTGGTTGGTGGACAGCCATTGTCCAGACCCTGTACATGACCTTCTGGTCAGCCATCTTTGGTGGTATTTTGGGCCTGATTTTTGGTTTTGGCCTGATTGTGACTAGCCCCCGCGGAATTACGCCTAACCGGGTCCTCTTTTGGATCTTTGATAAGGTTGTTTCGGTCTTTCGTGCCATTCCTTTCATTATCTTGCTGGCCTTCATCGCGCCTTTCACTAAGTTGATTGTCGGGACTCAGATTGGTTCTACCGCCGCCCTGGTACCCCTTTCCTTAGGGGTCTTCCCCTTCTATGCCCGCCAGATTCAGGTCGCTTTGAGCGAAGTTGATTCGGGTATTGTGGAAGCCGCCCAGGCCGTCGGTTCAACCTTTAATGAAATCGTCTTCGGCGTTTACCTGCGCGAGGGTCGTTCGGAAATTATCCGAGTGTCAACCGTGACCCTGATTAGTCTGATTGGTTTGACCGCCATGGCCGGTGCCATTGGTGCCGGCGGTTTAGGTAACATGGCCATCGCTTATGGTTATAACCGTTTCGCCAATGATACGACCGTCGTGGCCACCTTCCTGGTGCTAATCTTTGTTTTGATTGTCCAGTTAGTTGGTGACTACCTGGCCAAGCGCCTCAATCACAAATAA
- a CDS encoding GntR family transcriptional regulator produces the protein MAIPRYIQIHNEIRERIAAGEWKTNQRLPAERDLAEDFKVSRMTLRQAIQTLVDEGILERKVGSGTYVAKKKISERALGMTSFTELLEKTGHQPQTVTISYKVTTPSVSQLEHLQLKPDDEVLVMERLRLGDDEPILLEQTTLPVKLVENFTRSSLTESLYATLIEAGIQPGRAEQTVTATLATERLADLLDIKRGDPILSVRQVSYDQNNVPFEYVQSFYVGERFEFKLIR, from the coding sequence ATGGCAATACCACGTTATATTCAAATTCATAACGAGATTCGCGAGCGGATTGCGGCAGGAGAGTGGAAGACCAACCAGCGCCTACCGGCTGAGCGAGACTTGGCTGAAGATTTCAAGGTATCACGGATGACACTGCGCCAGGCCATCCAGACCTTGGTTGATGAGGGTATCCTGGAGCGTAAGGTTGGTTCCGGAACTTACGTGGCCAAGAAAAAGATTTCCGAGCGAGCTCTTGGAATGACCAGCTTTACCGAACTGCTGGAAAAGACTGGTCACCAGCCGCAGACGGTCACCATTAGTTATAAGGTGACCACGCCCTCGGTTTCCCAGTTGGAACACCTCCAGTTAAAGCCTGATGATGAAGTTCTGGTCATGGAGCGGTTGCGCCTGGGTGATGACGAACCGATCCTCCTGGAACAAACCACCTTGCCAGTCAAGTTGGTCGAAAACTTCACTCGTTCGAGTTTGACTGAGTCCCTGTATGCGACCCTAATTGAGGCTGGTATCCAACCTGGTCGAGCCGAACAGACTGTGACGGCCACCCTGGCTACGGAGCGGTTGGCTGACCTGCTAGACATCAAACGTGGTGACCCAATCCTGTCCGTTCGTCAGGTCTCCTATGACCAAAACAACGTACCTTTTGAATACGTTCAATCCTTCTACGTGGGTGAACGCTTCGAATTTAAATTAATCCGTTAA
- the dapB gene encoding 4-hydroxy-tetrahydrodipicolinate reductase — protein MLKVVLAGFTGAMGQQAVKLIEHMDGVQLVAVVAPSAQDKDPKSYGLDASVAVYDQTDQVDTPADVWLDFTLPDAVYQNAKFAIEHDMRPLIGTTGLTDDQVAELKQLAQEHHLGGLIVPNFGLSAVLLMKFAQEAAAYFPDVEIIELHHADKKDAPSGTALNTAKLISKVRPPHEQSSPDSKETLPGARGGDYEGIRIHAVRLPGYVAHEEVLFGGPGEALTIRQDSFDRASFMKGVQVALTKISDLDQLVVGLENVL, from the coding sequence ATGTTAAAGGTTGTATTGGCGGGCTTTACTGGTGCCATGGGGCAGCAGGCCGTTAAGCTCATTGAGCACATGGACGGCGTTCAACTAGTCGCAGTAGTGGCACCCAGTGCCCAGGACAAGGATCCTAAAAGCTATGGCTTAGATGCGTCGGTGGCCGTGTATGACCAGACCGACCAGGTCGACACGCCGGCCGATGTCTGGTTGGATTTCACCCTGCCAGATGCCGTTTATCAAAATGCTAAATTCGCCATTGAACACGACATGCGTCCCCTGATTGGGACGACTGGTCTAACTGATGACCAGGTTGCCGAATTAAAACAGCTCGCCCAGGAACACCATCTTGGTGGCCTGATTGTGCCTAACTTTGGCCTATCAGCGGTCTTGTTGATGAAGTTCGCCCAGGAAGCGGCAGCCTACTTCCCTGACGTGGAAATCATTGAGCTCCATCACGCCGATAAGAAGGATGCCCCTTCGGGTACGGCCTTAAATACGGCTAAGCTCATCAGTAAGGTACGCCCACCCCATGAACAGAGCAGTCCAGACAGCAAGGAAACCCTGCCTGGGGCCCGCGGCGGTGACTATGAAGGTATTCGGATTCACGCGGTCCGCCTGCCCGGTTATGTGGCCCATGAGGAAGTCCTCTTCGGTGGTCCTGGTGAAGCCCTGACCATCCGGCAGGACTCCTTTGACCGGGCTTCCTTCATGAAGGGGGTCCAGGTCGCCTTGACCAAGATTTCAGACCTAGATCAGCTCGTGGTTGGTTTAGAAAATGTCTTGTAA
- the dapA gene encoding 4-hydroxy-tetrahydrodipicolinate synthase produces the protein MFENADLMTAIITPFDDQGAIDYEALAEITEMLLAKGNRGFVIGGTTGETPTLTHAEKIELYTKFAEMVAGRAPVIAGAGSNNTLETAEFTKEVAQIPGVDAALIVVPYYNKPNQRGMIAHYEAIAEMAKFPLVIYNIPGRTGVTMNNDTVLKLAENPYIVGVKQCTSIEDLEFLVDHAPADFAIYSGEDAQALSAKVMGARGIISVASHIYCQDMRNMYDALNEGNYQQAGQYQRALTPKMAALFMYPSPSPVKAIMTLQGYQVGNPRLPILPLTAGETQNLLEHLGLNEAVSQGHLSREVTV, from the coding sequence ATGTTTGAAAATGCTGATTTAATGACTGCCATTATTACCCCCTTTGATGACCAGGGTGCCATTGATTATGAGGCCCTGGCTGAGATTACCGAGATGCTTTTAGCCAAGGGTAATCGCGGCTTTGTCATCGGGGGGACCACTGGGGAAACGCCAACGTTAACCCATGCTGAAAAGATTGAATTGTACACTAAGTTCGCTGAAATGGTAGCGGGCCGGGCACCGGTGATTGCCGGCGCCGGCAGCAATAACACCTTAGAAACCGCTGAGTTTACCAAGGAAGTTGCTCAGATTCCAGGCGTGGATGCAGCCTTGATTGTGGTGCCATACTACAACAAGCCTAACCAGCGCGGCATGATTGCCCACTATGAGGCAATTGCGGAAATGGCCAAGTTCCCCTTGGTGATTTATAACATTCCGGGTCGGACTGGTGTAACCATGAACAACGACACGGTGTTGAAGCTGGCTGAAAACCCTTATATCGTTGGGGTAAAGCAGTGCACCAGCATCGAAGACTTGGAGTTCTTAGTTGACCATGCACCAGCAGACTTTGCCATTTACAGTGGTGAAGATGCCCAGGCCCTGTCAGCCAAGGTGATGGGTGCCCGCGGTATTATCTCGGTGGCCAGTCATATTTACTGCCAGGACATGCGTAATATGTACGATGCCTTAAATGAGGGCAACTACCAGCAGGCTGGTCAGTACCAACGGGCGCTCACGCCTAAGATGGCTGCTTTGTTCATGTACCCATCACCTTCACCGGTGAAGGCCATCATGACCCTGCAAGGTTACCAGGTTGGTAACCCCCGCCTGCCAATCTTGCCACTGACTGCTGGTGAGACTCAGAACTTGCTGGAGCACTTAGGCCTAAATGAGGCGGTTAGTCAGGGACACTTGAGTCGGGAGGTTACGGTTTAA
- a CDS encoding N-acetyldiaminopimelate deacetylase, which translates to MAELNEQDLIDIRRHLHTIPELALHEVETQAYLEKVIAGFRQDYLTIKKLDKLPTALLIHIKGSDSHKTIGYRSDIDALPVTEETGLPFASKHPGRMHACGHDIHMTVALGLLSYYAENQPNDDMVFFFQPAEESESGGLIAYELGAFEGEYRPDEFYALHDNPQLPAGAIGCRQGTLFAGTSEVDIDFTGKGGHAAYPQDANDMVVAAASFVTQAQTIVSRSLNPIESGVVTLGKIEAGTVRNVIAGKARIEGTIRGLKQPVLETITARLKDLGEGVARSYNCQVDMAFDQGCYLPVVNNPELTTDFIDFMKADPDVDFIETQPAMTGEDFGYLLSKIPGTMFWLGVEDNEPLHSAKLSPKEAAISRGVNAIKAFLDHRMAR; encoded by the coding sequence ATGGCAGAATTAAACGAACAGGATTTAATTGATATTCGGCGCCACCTGCACACGATTCCAGAACTGGCCCTCCATGAGGTTGAAACCCAGGCCTACTTGGAAAAGGTAATTGCTGGTTTCCGCCAGGATTACCTGACCATCAAGAAGTTGGATAAGTTACCCACGGCCCTCTTGATTCACATTAAGGGTAGTGACAGCCACAAGACGATTGGCTACCGCTCTGACATTGATGCCCTGCCAGTCACCGAAGAAACTGGGTTACCCTTTGCCTCTAAGCACCCCGGCCGGATGCACGCCTGTGGCCATGACATTCACATGACCGTTGCCTTGGGCTTGCTGAGTTACTATGCCGAAAACCAGCCCAACGATGACATGGTTTTCTTCTTCCAACCAGCCGAAGAAAGCGAGTCTGGTGGCTTGATTGCTTACGAATTGGGGGCCTTTGAGGGGGAGTACCGGCCAGACGAATTTTACGCCCTCCACGATAACCCCCAGTTACCAGCAGGAGCCATTGGTTGCCGGCAGGGGACCTTGTTTGCTGGTACTAGCGAAGTTGATATCGACTTTACCGGTAAGGGTGGACATGCTGCTTATCCCCAGGATGCCAACGACATGGTCGTGGCGGCCGCTAGCTTTGTAACCCAGGCGCAAACGATTGTTTCTCGTAGTCTGAATCCAATTGAGAGCGGGGTCGTCACCCTGGGTAAGATTGAAGCCGGTACGGTCCGCAACGTTATTGCTGGTAAGGCCCGGATTGAAGGGACGATTCGCGGCTTGAAGCAGCCGGTCCTAGAAACCATCACCGCCCGTCTTAAGGACTTAGGTGAGGGCGTGGCCCGCAGTTATAACTGTCAGGTCGACATGGCCTTTGACCAGGGTTGCTACCTGCCAGTCGTCAACAATCCCGAACTCACTACTGATTTCATTGACTTCATGAAGGCCGATCCCGACGTGGACTTTATCGAAACCCAACCGGCTATGACTGGAGAAGATTTCGGTTACCTGCTTTCTAAGATTCCCGGCACCATGTTTTGGTTAGGGGTCGAGGACAACGAACCCCTGCACTCCGCTAAGTTGAGCCCGAAGGAAGCGGCCATTAGCCGTGGTGTTAACGCGATTAAAGCCTTTTTGGACCATCGGATGGCCCGGTAA